The Stigmatella aurantiaca DW4/3-1 genome contains the following window.
GAAGGTGACGCCGTTCCCAAATGCGCGCGCGTCGAGCCGCTCCAGCCTGACCGTCGCGTCAATACCTTGGAACATCGGCGTCCCACCGCCGACGACGACGGGGATGTAGTAGATCGAGACTTCGTCGATGAGGCCCTGCTTGAGATAGCTCGCGGCGAGCGTCGGTCCGGCCACGATGAGGTCCTTTGCCGACTCCGCTTTGAGCTTGCCGATGTCGTCGGCGCTCAGCGCGCGGACGAGCCGAGTCCGCGTCGTTGTCACCTCCGAGAGCGAGCGGGAGACCACGATCTTGTCGGTGTTCCGCCAGATGACGGAGAAGTCGCGCTCGAACGGATGGACGCTCGGGTCCTCGGCGAGCGTGTCCCACACCGCCATCGTCTCGAACATGCGGCGGCCGTAGATCGTCGTGCCGGCGTTCGCCTGCTCCTTTTCAGCGAAGCGGTGCACCTCCTCGCTGATCTGACCCCAGTCGAACTTGCCGTCGGCGTCGTTGATGTAGCCGTCGAGCGAGGTCATCATCCCGAACGTGAGCTTGCCCATGGTGGGTCTCCTTTTCTGTGGAGCATGAGCATAAGGCCGTTGGAACGGTGACCCCCATCCAAACCCAGGCCGCCAGCGCCTGGCTGCCCAGTGCGGACACGGGTTCAAAACGCCCTGTTCCCCGAACGAGCCGCTGACGTGGCTCACGCAGAGCGCGCGCGGGCGCCGATCCTCCAGCAGGCAGCGGAAAAGCGAACTTCCGCTCCGTGCACATAGGGAGCCAAAGCGGCGCAGACCGTTTCGATGACCTGGGTGCGAGTCCGATCGTCCGCCTCGTGAAGAATCAGGCCGAGGGGACCGATCCGGGTCACGTAACGGACCAACTCCTTCTCGGGCAGGGTGCAGGCAACATCGATCGGCCGGATGTCGATCTCGGCCCAGCCGCTTTCCTCCAGAATGCGGGAGACCCGGCCTTGGTCCGCGAAAGCGAACGGCCCCGGACCGTCCAGCCTGCGGGCAGGGAGGTTTGGCAGGAGCGGTGCCGCGGCGTGCTCGGCCGTCGTCACGAACGGATTTTCCGAAAGACTCCGCCAAGCGATGAACCGCAATTCGGCGCCGTCCTTTGCGGCACGCCTCAGGTTCGCAAAGGCCTGGACGAAGTCGTCGAAGAACATGACGCCGAAGCGCGAAAGGATCATGTCGAAGCTTGCAGGCTCGAAGGCGTGGTTTTGCGCGTTGGCGCGAATGAAGCTTGCCGGCGTGTTTTCCCGCTCGGCGCGGGCCCGGGCGGCGGTGATCATCGGCTCCGAAATGTCGATGCCGATGCAGCGGCCCTTCGCGCCGAGCCGCCGCGCGACGGCGAGCGCTGTACTGCCCGTACCGCAGCCGACGTCGAGCACCTGGCTCTCGGACCCGGCGAAGACCGCTTCGACGAGCAGGTCTTCAAGCGGCTTGAACATCGGGTCGAGCAAATCTTGCGTCTCGACCCAGGCACGTCCGGTGAGGCCATTCCAAAGTTTCGACTGTTCGCCAGCGGTCTGGCTCGCCGCATTCATGAGCGTCTCCTTTTGCGTGCCTTCAAGAATCGAAAGCCGTACTGTGCCAGTTCAAGTCGACTTGAGGTCAAGAGGGTGAGAGACCTGGACATCACCGAGGTGGCACAGCGGTCTGGCGTTCCTGCCTCGACACTGCGGTTCTATGAGGAAAAGGGGCTGATCACCTCGATCGGCAGGCGGGGCTTGCGCCGGCTGTTCGATCCCGGCGTGCTGGAGCGGCTGGCGCTGATCGCGCTGGGGCGCGCCGCCGACTTCTCGCTCGATGAGATCGCGCGGATGTTCGCGCCGGACGGTCGGCCGCGCATCGACCGGCAGATGCTCGCGGACAAGGCAGAGAAGCTAGACAGGACGATCCGCAACCTCAGCGCCATGCGCGACGGCCTACGGCACGCCGCAGTCTGCCCCGCGCCGAGCCACACGGAATGCCCCACCTTCCGCCGCCTCCTGCGGGCCGCCGCGTCGGGAACGCTTGGAGCGCGAAGGAAGAGGGTGCCTCGATCATCCCGGAACTAAACGAGCCCCCATTTAAGCGTCTTATCCAGCTTAAGTTTGGAAATCTTACAATTCCAAGGTTCTTGATGTCCAGCCATCCCGTGACGCATTCCTGGCGCGGCGCCGACCTGTCGGCGTTGTCCTGGCGCTTGCCTGCAGGCGCCACGTCAGAAGCGGGGACGAGCTGCCCATCCGTGTCGGGTCAGGTTGTCACCGTCCGCCTCCCGGCGGGCCTCCACACGATCTTGATTCAGGTCTAGGCATTGTAGAGCCCCCCTCAGAACGAGAGGCGGGGGCAGCTTTTACTGCTTTATCCTGAGTCACAGGGTATGGCAGGATCATCCCACGGTACTGAAACGAGGATGACACCATGCGAAAGACACTCCGAGTCCTGACGATTGTGGGCGGCATGCTGCTGGCGAGCTGCGGCCCGGAGACAGCAACCGGCAGCCCGGAGCAAGACGCCGTGGAGGTGGGCTCCCCGGAGTCCCAGCGCTACGAACTTGCCGAGAGCTACATCTGGGAGAGCATCACCACCGATGGGTACGTGCCCAACACCACCGCATGTGGCATGACGGCCGGCAGTGCCTGCACGACGCCGGGGCAGACCTGCACGTGGATCTCCGCCAATTATCCAGGCCTCGCCTACCACTCCTCCTACGTCTGCAGACAAGCCACTGGAACCTACGGTCCCATGCGGTACGTGTCGGGCCGGTGCCCCTCTTACACCCAGACCAACTGCCCCAATGGCAATCCGCAAGGCCAGCCCTGCGGCCACAAGGGCAGTGACTGCTATTACTACTGTTACAAGAGCGGTGGCCCGATGGCGGTGGCTTCCTGCCAATAGGCCCCACCCTGGCGAATTGGCGATGGCGGAAAAGGGATGGTCATCCGGCCATCCCCTGCGCCTCGGCTCCGGCTACTCCGCGCTGACCGTACCCGACCGCGGGTAGACGCGGTAAATGCGATTGTTGGTGTTGGAGCGAACCCGGATCTCGTCCCCGGCCACGCCATCGAGATTGACGTAGTCGACGAGCGTCCACGAGCTGCCGAAGGTGCCGGCGCCGTTGATGGTCTGCAAGTAGCCGGCGCGTGGACGCACGATCAGCAGGTTGCCGGTGCCGCCCTGGGCCATCGCGATTTCATTGCCGGCGACACCGTCGAAGTCGCGCACGCCGTCGCGCAGCGTCGCGTACTGGCTGCCGATCCAATAGCTGTTGATCGTCCCCGATTGCAGCGACACGATCCGCACCTCGCTCGGCAGCGCGATCAACAACTCGGCGCCGGCCACGCCGTTCATGTCGCTGGCGCAGTTGGCGATCTCGGTGCAGACCTTCCAGTTGGTGCCGCCGATGTAGAAGCTGCGCAGCCCGGCACTCCGGCCGTAGATCATCAGGTTGCTGCCCGCCTCCAACGGGATTTCCTTGCCCGCGTTGCTGTCCATGTCCGAGACCGCCCCGGTGGCCACCCGGGAGGCCGTGCCCACGTAATGATCGGTGATGGTTCCGGTCCGCGCGTACACGATGCGGAGCTGGGTCGGAGTGGTGACGGCGATCTCGTTGCCAGCGATGCCGTCCACGTCGGCGAATGCGCCGATTTCCCACGTGGCGCCGATGTTGAAATAGGAGGTGGTTCGCGAGTAATGCTTGATGATCGTGATCTGGTTGCCCTGATTCAGCACGACTTCCGCGCCGGGCGATCCGTCCACGTCAATGACGGAAGCCAGCGTCCAGTAGGTGTTGCTCAGCGGGTAGCGGGTCGCGGTCGTGCCACTGACCACGTTGATCTCGCTGTAGGCGTTGCAGACGGCTTCGTGGGTGCCGTTGCCGTCAAGGTCCGCGACCTGCAACAGCTCGCCGTAATAGGCGGTCGAGGTGGTGCACGATTGGGCGAAGACCTTGGAAGGCACGGCAGCAACAGCGGCCATGAGCAGTGTGAAGCCTATCTTTCCGATCAGACGGTACATGGGGAACTCCTTGTAGGTGAGGTGCGACGGGTGGATCCGGACGGTGACGGCATCGTTGCCACTCTGAACCTATAGAACAGGACAAACGACAGTGGCGTCTCCCGCGATGCCGCCCTTGAGCATCTCAGGGATGAACAGCAGGAATGACGCGAATCGCCTCTCATGTCACGTAGGCGTAGACGAAATACAACCGCCGGCATTCCTTCCACGCTTTGCCGCCATCGGGCGAAGCGTCGCTCGCGAGCATCCTGTCGATGGCATCGGCCCGCCCGCGGCGCCGACGCCATCTCTTGCTGGTGTGATGGGTAACAGTCCGACGCTGTTTTTTCAAGCAGCGTCGCAGACAAAAAGGCTTCGACGTGTCTGAAGATCTGGGCATGCGGAACGACCATCGTCGGTACGTCGAACAGATGCGCGCGGCTCCGGTTGGCATTCTGGACCAAGTGCCAAGGTTCGTCACCGTCATCGAGGGCTCCAGCCCTTGTGCCAATCCCAAACACTATTTGAGCGGAGAGTCAATCAGATCCCGAATGCTCGCGGCTTCGCATAACACCCATGATTTTACATGCGGGATATCGTTGGCCGCGCGACGGGCAGCGACGACCGCCGCTACCTCAGCAAGTCAATCGACCGGTGGGCTATCGTTCTCATCGGCCAACGCCGCGAGCTTTGGCACAAGCCGTCGCCCGGACGCACTGAGGGTGACCACCCGACGCTTGCTTCGTGAACCGCTTCCTTGCCCGTTTCGCGCCTTGGGGCCTGAAGGCGGCGATGAACCGGCGGATGTTCCGCTTGACGAGCGAGCTGAAAGCCGCAGGTGCGTCGGCTTCGTAGACGGCCCTCGTTTCGGTTCGTCGTGCTCGAGACCAACCGATCTTTGCCATGGACGTCGACGACAGCTCCGTCCGCCTCATCGACACGAGGCTCCGCGGCATCGCGCCGCCTTCAGATCTCTGCTTTCGGTCCGCGCGGGCACCCACTATCCTGCGTCGCCGAGCAGCCCGGCCCCCTTCTATCCGCAAGTCCCAGCCTGCCGCGCGCCGCTTGCCCAGGAGACGACATGACCCACGAGTACCCCCAAGAGCAATTACTGGCGTTCGTCCAAGCCATGGCCAACGTGGCGGCCAGCGATGGCCGCATCACCGAGGACGAGCGTCAGCACCTCGATGACGTGGTGGTGGGCATCGGCCTGTCCCCTCGCGACCCGCAAGTTGCAGCGCTCATCGAGGGGGAGTTCCAGAAGCCCAGCCGCCTCACCGACATCGTCAGCAAGATCGAAATCCGCGAGTTGCGCGTCTCCCTGCTGCGCATGTGCGTCGAGGTCGCGTGCGCCGACGGAGAGATCGCGAACGAGGAACGTGCGTCGGTGAAGGAGGCCGCCAACGCCTTCGGTCTCGACGTGTCGGTCGCCGACGAACTCATCGACTGGACGCTCGCCTCGATCAAACTCGAGCAGCGCGAGCGCGAGATCATGGCGAAGCTGCTCTAGCCGAGGTGCACCGCTGTCACCTGGGCACGCTTCGCGTGGCAGGAGGGGGGCTCCCCTCGCTTGAGGGTGGGGAAGAAGCCTGTGGGCCGTGCCGCGCCTCCACATGGCTCCGCTCACCGATTTTTTGCATCATTTTTTACAATGGCGGCTCTCTCCGTCCCGGAGGGAAGCCGCGCTGCGCCTCCGATTCAGCCTGTTGCAGCCCCATGAGACGCTCCCGCGGTGAACCCGCCGGGGGCCTGGAGCGGATGCGATGTATCAAGTGAGATGGGCCCGTTTGTTATCGGCGGCAGTCATTTTAGGAGCAGTGCATTGCAATTCGAATGAGCCGGGGCCAGAGCCTGCGTCAGCCCCAGCGAACCTGAGCACCACTGCCCGTGAAGTCACCGCGCCGCACTGCCCCTCCAGCTGCCTCGGCATCCACCTGGGCGACTACAACCTGTTCCTGCGCGAGGACTTCACCTCCACCGGCACCATTCAGGGCAAGCTGGCCGTGGGGGGCAACATCCACCTGAGCGGCTTCTCCGTGGGCATGGGGCTGCCGGACTCCCACGCCTCCAGCACGCTGGTGGCAGGCGGGAACCTCACCCTCACGAATGGCGCCGTGGCGGGCGCCGCCTGGTACCGGGGCAGCTATACCGCCCAGGGCGTGACCTTCTCCCGGGGTACCGCCACCCAGGGCGTTCCCCCGGACTTCGTGGACTTCGCGGACCGGTTCGCCGCGTTGGAGAATCTGTCCACGCACCTGGCCTCCCAGCCCCACCATGGAATCACCCAGTCCAACGCCTGGAGCGTGACGATGAGCGGCACGGATCCGTGCCTGAACGTCTTCACACTGAACGCCAACGACTTCAGCGGCCACGGGGATTGGACCATCAGCGCACCGGCGGACTCCTTCGTGCTGGTCAACGTCTTCGGCCAGGCTCCCAGCTACAGCGGCGGCACCATCCAGTTGGTGGGCATCCCTTCGCGGCGCGTGCTCTTCAACTTCGTGGAGGCCACCACCCTCACCGCGGAGGGCTTCAGGTTCCAGGGCACGATCCTGGCGCCCAAGGCCCATGCCACCATCCGCTCTACGGGATTGGACGGCGGCCTCTACGCCAAG
Protein-coding sequences here:
- a CDS encoding tellurite resistance TerB family protein, which encodes MTHEYPQEQLLAFVQAMANVAASDGRITEDERQHLDDVVVGIGLSPRDPQVAALIEGEFQKPSRLTDIVSKIEIRELRVSLLRMCVEVACADGEIANEERASVKEAANAFGLDVSVADELIDWTLASIKLEQREREIMAKLL
- a CDS encoding helix-turn-helix domain-containing protein, with the translated sequence MRDLDITEVAQRSGVPASTLRFYEEKGLITSIGRRGLRRLFDPGVLERLALIALGRAADFSLDEIARMFAPDGRPRIDRQMLADKAEKLDRTIRNLSAMRDGLRHAAVCPAPSHTECPTFRRLLRAAASGTLGARRKRVPRSSRN
- a CDS encoding class I SAM-dependent methyltransferase; translated protein: MNAASQTAGEQSKLWNGLTGRAWVETQDLLDPMFKPLEDLLVEAVFAGSESQVLDVGCGTGSTALAVARRLGAKGRCIGIDISEPMITAARARAERENTPASFIRANAQNHAFEPASFDMILSRFGVMFFDDFVQAFANLRRAAKDGAELRFIAWRSLSENPFVTTAEHAAAPLLPNLPARRLDGPGPFAFADQGRVSRILEESGWAEIDIRPIDVACTLPEKELVRYVTRIGPLGLILHEADDRTRTQVIETVCAALAPYVHGAEVRFSAACWRIGARARSA
- a CDS encoding dihydrofolate reductase family protein; this encodes MGKLTFGMMTSLDGYINDADGKFDWGQISEEVHRFAEKEQANAGTTIYGRRMFETMAVWDTLAEDPSVHPFERDFSVIWRNTDKIVVSRSLSEVTTTRTRLVRALSADDIGKLKAESAKDLIVAGPTLAASYLKQGLIDEVSIYYIPVVVGGGTPMFQGIDATVRLERLDARAFGNGVTFVRYAVRKRA